The following proteins come from a genomic window of Streptomyces sp. Sge12:
- a CDS encoding CynX/NimT family MFS transporter: protein MSDEEIQTMNRAAVVRTTPDRQPPAPAHVAPTWLGPVLIVGIVLAALNLRPAITSLGALFEETRTGLGMSGTVAGLITSVPTLCFAVFGVTAPRLSRRFGPAAVVCAGMAAVATGLLIRPFATGAAGFLAASALSLAGIALTNVLLPVIVKRYFPDRVGTMTGLYSMSLAAGTSLAAAATVPLTAALGGSWRTGLLVWAVLALVAVLPWLPVARASRRADRAATAAAAAAAGPGARAGAGADTGPRVVRSRTAWALACYFGLQATGAYITMGWLPQIFRDAGVSASTAGVLLAVTMVMGVPLAFVIPGLAARMKNQGAIAVTLGLFGLIGYLGLYFAPAAGAWAWALLLGISNCAFPLVITLIGLRAKSPAGVVKLSAFAQSTGYLISIPGPLVIGALYQHSGGWDLPLALMAALLVPQIVLGVLAGRDRTIEDECGMRD, encoded by the coding sequence ATGTCCGACGAAGAAATCCAGACCATGAACCGCGCGGCGGTCGTGCGCACCACCCCTGACCGGCAGCCTCCCGCCCCCGCCCACGTCGCCCCGACCTGGCTCGGCCCGGTGCTCATCGTCGGAATCGTGCTGGCCGCCCTCAACCTGCGGCCCGCCATCACCAGCCTCGGCGCCCTCTTCGAGGAGACCCGCACGGGCCTCGGTATGAGCGGCACCGTCGCCGGACTGATCACCTCCGTCCCCACCCTCTGCTTCGCCGTCTTCGGCGTCACCGCGCCCCGGCTCTCCCGCCGCTTCGGCCCGGCCGCCGTCGTCTGCGCCGGCATGGCCGCCGTCGCCACCGGCCTGCTGATCCGCCCCTTCGCCACCGGCGCCGCCGGGTTCCTGGCCGCCAGCGCCCTGTCGCTGGCCGGCATAGCCCTCACCAACGTGCTGCTCCCGGTGATCGTCAAGCGCTACTTCCCGGACCGGGTCGGCACCATGACCGGCCTGTACTCCATGTCCCTGGCCGCCGGCACCTCCCTCGCCGCCGCCGCGACCGTCCCGCTGACCGCCGCCCTCGGCGGCAGCTGGCGCACCGGCCTGCTGGTCTGGGCCGTACTCGCCCTGGTCGCCGTACTGCCCTGGCTGCCCGTCGCCCGCGCCTCCCGGCGCGCCGACCGGGCCGCGACCGCCGCGGCCGCCGCCGCTGCCGGGCCCGGCGCACGGGCCGGCGCGGGCGCCGACACCGGCCCGCGCGTCGTCCGCAGCCGTACCGCCTGGGCCCTGGCCTGCTACTTCGGCCTCCAGGCCACCGGCGCGTACATCACCATGGGCTGGCTCCCGCAGATCTTCCGCGACGCCGGGGTCTCGGCCTCCACCGCCGGCGTGCTCCTCGCCGTCACCATGGTCATGGGCGTCCCGCTCGCCTTCGTCATCCCGGGCCTGGCCGCCCGGATGAAGAACCAGGGCGCCATCGCCGTCACCCTCGGCCTCTTCGGCCTGATCGGCTACCTCGGGCTCTACTTCGCCCCCGCCGCCGGCGCCTGGGCCTGGGCGCTCCTGCTCGGCATCTCCAACTGCGCCTTCCCCCTGGTCATCACCCTCATCGGACTGCGCGCCAAGTCCCCGGCCGGCGTGGTCAAGCTCTCCGCCTTCGCCCAGAGCACCGGCTACCTCATCTCCATCCCCGGCCCCCTCGTCATCGGCGCCCTCTACCAGCACAGCGGCGGCTGGGACCTGCCGCTCGCCCTGATGGCCGCACTGCTCGTACCGCAGATCGTCCTGGGCGTCCTCGCCGGACGGGACCGCACGATCGAGGACGAATGCGGCATGCGAGACTGA
- a CDS encoding SGM_5486 family transporter-associated protein — MSPVLEPNPQNGRKKLGLVLGAFLAVTVIISVIATIASP, encoded by the coding sequence ATGTCGCCCGTACTTGAACCGAACCCGCAGAACGGCCGCAAGAAGCTCGGCCTCGTGCTCGGCGCGTTCCTCGCCGTCACCGTGATCATCTCCGTGATCGCCACGATCGCCTCCCCGTGA
- a CDS encoding SixA phosphatase family protein, with translation MSADTPRRIALLRHAKADWPEVSDHDRPLAERGRKDAPAVGLKLAETGIVFDLALCSTAARTRETWKLAVQEMPHRPKTHYEERLYDASLGELIALLNETSDEVSDLLVIGHNPGMHALADALSGRAEGETLARMTRTGFPTAALAVVSFTGSWKSVEHGVGTLLDYWTPKGL, from the coding sequence ATGAGCGCCGACACACCCCGCAGGATCGCCCTCCTCCGGCACGCCAAGGCCGACTGGCCCGAGGTGTCCGACCACGATCGCCCGCTCGCGGAACGAGGCCGCAAGGACGCGCCGGCCGTCGGTCTGAAGCTCGCCGAAACCGGCATCGTCTTCGACCTGGCCCTGTGCTCCACCGCCGCCCGCACCCGCGAGACCTGGAAGCTCGCCGTCCAGGAGATGCCGCACCGTCCGAAGACCCACTACGAGGAGAGGCTCTACGACGCCTCGCTGGGCGAGCTCATCGCCCTGCTCAACGAGACCTCCGACGAGGTCTCCGACCTCCTCGTCATCGGACACAACCCCGGCATGCACGCCCTCGCCGACGCCCTCTCGGGGCGCGCGGAGGGCGAGACCCTGGCACGGATGACCCGTACGGGTTTCCCGACCGCGGCCCTCGCCGTGGTCTCCTTCACCGGATCGTGGAAGTCCGTCGAGCACGGAGTGGGCACACTCCTCGACTACTGGACCCCCAAGGGCCTCTGA
- the serB gene encoding phosphoserine phosphatase SerB, giving the protein MSASQTYDVPTLLVKIFGKDRPGITAGLFDTLAAYSVDVVDIEQVVTRGRIVLCALVTKPAGGAEGDLRATVHSWAESLKMQAEILSGTGDNRPRGSGRSHVTVLGHPLTAESTAAIASRITESGGNIDRIFRLAKYPVTAVEFAVSGVETEPLRTALATASAHIGVDVAVVSAGLHRRAQRLVVMDVDSTLIQDEVIELFAAHAGCEAEVAAVTERAMRGELDFEQSLHARVALLAGLDASVVDKVRAEVQLTPGARTLIRTLKRLGYQVGVVSGGFTQVTDDLRERLGLDFASANTLEIVDGKLTGKVTGEIVDRAGKARLLRRFAAEADVPLSQTVAIGDGANDLDMLNAAGLGVAFNAKPVVREAAHTAVNVPFLDAVLYLLGITREEIEAADLA; this is encoded by the coding sequence ATGAGCGCATCGCAGACCTACGACGTCCCCACCCTCCTCGTCAAGATCTTCGGCAAGGACCGTCCCGGGATCACCGCCGGGCTGTTCGACACCCTCGCCGCCTACTCCGTCGATGTCGTCGACATCGAGCAGGTCGTCACCCGTGGCCGCATCGTCCTGTGCGCCCTCGTCACCAAGCCCGCCGGAGGCGCCGAGGGCGACCTGCGGGCCACCGTCCACAGCTGGGCCGAGTCCCTCAAGATGCAGGCCGAGATCCTCTCGGGTACCGGTGACAACCGGCCGCGCGGCAGCGGCCGCTCGCATGTCACCGTGCTCGGGCACCCGCTCACCGCCGAGTCGACGGCCGCCATCGCCTCCCGTATCACCGAGAGCGGCGGCAACATCGACCGTATCTTCCGCCTCGCCAAGTACCCGGTGACGGCGGTGGAGTTCGCCGTGTCCGGCGTCGAGACCGAGCCGCTGCGCACCGCGCTGGCCACCGCTTCCGCGCACATCGGCGTGGATGTGGCCGTGGTCTCGGCCGGGTTGCACCGCCGGGCCCAGCGTCTGGTCGTCATGGACGTGGACTCGACCCTCATCCAGGACGAGGTCATCGAGCTGTTCGCCGCGCACGCCGGGTGCGAGGCCGAGGTCGCCGCGGTCACCGAGCGGGCCATGCGCGGTGAGCTGGACTTCGAGCAGTCGCTGCACGCCCGGGTGGCGCTGCTGGCGGGCCTGGACGCGTCCGTCGTGGACAAGGTGCGCGCCGAGGTGCAGCTGACGCCGGGCGCCCGGACCCTGATCCGCACGCTCAAGCGGCTCGGCTACCAGGTGGGTGTGGTCTCCGGCGGCTTCACCCAGGTGACGGACGATCTGCGGGAGCGGTTGGGGCTGGACTTCGCCTCGGCCAACACCCTGGAGATCGTCGACGGGAAGCTGACGGGCAAGGTCACCGGGGAGATCGTGGACCGGGCGGGGAAGGCGCGGCTGCTGCGGCGCTTCGCCGCGGAGGCCGACGTACCGCTGTCGCAGACGGTGGCCATCGGTGACGGTGCCAACGACCTGGACATGCTGAACGCGGCCGGGCTGGGTGTGGCGTTCAATGCCAAGCCGGTGGTCCGCGAGGCCGCGCACACCGCGGTGAACGTGCCCTTCCTCGACGCGGTGCTGTACCTGCTCGGGATCACACGCGAGGAGATCGAGGCCGCCGACCTGGCCTGA
- a CDS encoding streptophobe family protein: MRRIRWGDVLLSAVAAVGWSLIVMAGAAGLGLHLLGADAAGGSLGAMTAAAVVLAVGGTVTPSGDVSAFGAVGAGAETSLDVMPLGVSLAGALVLALLFLRSLRAGAGHGETAARVAALAVLFVAMAGGLAWAGHDVVTLDGTAALPRTPAKVEIPGIGDIGGLLPDRIGDLIETRTQVGFSVELGPTLLGSGVWVLAVLAVALLVSRRGPAALARLRPAASAVVAMLLVAVAAGWAAAVWAALGDDRPRQVLGGALLGAPNGSALGVLLGLFVPLHAAVTGAPARLLPDPLDELLADSAREPVTVARLAEYDERVWLLVAGVALLLLYAGVLAAVRTPGRGIAGCAVRLSAVTSVALAVLVGLTGFSADASLAVLGVDAVDAGVELRGDVLYALVLGALWGAAAGAAGAALVPRRRVALPGRAGGPGPARGWPDPEAPTAAYPGAPPYGGPVRGPRPGAGGEADGSWDVTVTGVPPWSRRPPGSPGLPKPPRREPFTPPPPPGAPPPPKPPPRPPAPPR; this comes from the coding sequence ATGCGCCGCATTCGCTGGGGAGACGTGCTGCTGTCCGCCGTCGCCGCCGTGGGCTGGTCCCTGATCGTGATGGCGGGGGCGGCCGGGCTCGGGCTGCACCTGCTGGGCGCCGACGCCGCGGGAGGTTCGCTCGGGGCGATGACCGCCGCCGCGGTGGTCCTCGCGGTCGGTGGAACCGTGACCCCCTCCGGTGACGTCTCGGCCTTCGGAGCGGTCGGGGCGGGCGCCGAAACCTCCCTGGACGTCATGCCCTTGGGGGTGTCACTGGCCGGGGCGCTGGTTCTGGCGCTGCTGTTCCTGCGTTCGCTGCGGGCCGGGGCGGGGCACGGGGAGACGGCGGCCCGGGTGGCGGCCCTCGCGGTGCTGTTCGTCGCGATGGCGGGCGGTCTGGCGTGGGCCGGGCACGACGTGGTCACCCTGGACGGGACGGCGGCGCTGCCGAGGACCCCGGCGAAGGTGGAGATCCCGGGCATCGGGGACATCGGCGGGCTGCTCCCGGACCGCATCGGGGATCTGATCGAGACCCGGACCCAAGTGGGGTTCTCGGTGGAGCTCGGGCCGACCCTGCTGGGCTCGGGGGTGTGGGTGCTCGCCGTACTGGCGGTCGCGCTGCTGGTCTCGCGGCGCGGGCCGGCGGCGCTGGCCCGGCTGCGCCCGGCCGCCTCGGCGGTGGTGGCGATGCTGCTGGTGGCGGTGGCGGCCGGGTGGGCCGCGGCGGTGTGGGCGGCGCTGGGCGACGACCGTCCCCGGCAGGTGCTGGGCGGTGCGCTGCTGGGGGCGCCGAACGGGAGCGCGCTGGGGGTGCTGCTGGGACTGTTCGTGCCGCTGCACGCCGCGGTCACGGGGGCGCCGGCCCGGCTGCTGCCCGATCCGCTGGACGAGCTGCTGGCGGACTCCGCGCGGGAGCCGGTGACGGTGGCCCGGCTCGCGGAGTACGACGAGCGGGTCTGGCTGCTGGTCGCGGGGGTGGCCCTGTTGCTGCTGTACGCGGGCGTGCTGGCGGCCGTACGGACGCCCGGGCGCGGGATCGCGGGGTGCGCGGTCCGGCTGTCGGCCGTGACCTCTGTGGCCCTGGCGGTGCTGGTGGGGCTGACGGGGTTCTCGGCGGACGCCTCGCTCGCGGTGCTGGGCGTGGACGCGGTGGACGCGGGCGTGGAGCTGCGGGGGGACGTGCTGTACGCGCTGGTGCTGGGCGCGCTCTGGGGTGCGGCGGCCGGAGCGGCGGGCGCGGCCCTGGTTCCCCGGCGGCGGGTGGCCCTCCCGGGCCGGGCCGGCGGGCCGGGACCGGCCCGGGGGTGGCCCGACCCCGAGGCGCCGACGGCCGCGTACCCGGGGGCCCCGCCGTACGGCGGGCCCGTGCGCGGCCCGCGGCCCGGAGCGGGCGGGGAGGCGGACGGCTCATGGGACGTGACGGTGACCGGGGTCCCGCCGTGGTCCCGCAGGCCGCCCGGGTCTCCGGGGCTGCCGAAACCGCCTCGCCGGGAGCCCTTCACCCCGCCTCCCCCGCCGGGGGCGCCGCCCCCGCCGAAGCCCCCGCCCAGGCCTCCGGCGCCGCCGCGGTGA
- a CDS encoding ABC transporter ATP-binding protein/permease, translating into MPELVLELNGRTWTLDPSRSYSLGRDPQGDVVIDDARVSWRHATITWNGRGWGIEDHGSTNGTYVHGARVQQTELVPGTPVHLGNATDGPRLNLSATAAAPQPAVAQQAQQNPAQAYAQPQAPAYQAPQQQQPQHQAWEQQQHAQHQPQQPQVHLPHQQGGGAAAAHPAQGGAPAYGDRSPTTFHQLSLGHVMRIGRALENELVVSDLQVSRHHAEFRSMPGGRFEIHDLGSHNGTYVNGQPLPKSGTVLLGPNDIVGVGHSTFRIVGDRLEEFVDTGEVSFSARHLTVTVDGGKQILKDVTFGVPEKSLIGVIGPSGSGKSTLLKALTGYRPADQGDVLYDNRNLYKQFAELRQRIGLVPQDDILHKELKVSTALKYAAKLRFPGDTAESERAARIDEVLRELKLDIHKDKKITALSGGQRKRVSVALELLTKPSLIFLDEPTSGLDPGMDRDVMQLLRGLADDGRTVLVVTHSVAELAICDKLLVMAPGGSVAYFGPPDEALNFFGYTTWADVFSSFENYRDYDWAGRWKGSQHYQLYAADIDAVAPQSVAMPPVQQMRPPKPQGWGSQLFTLIRRYVSVIASDRGFLGLMLILPAVLGVVSTVIPATFGLAPPTPPSQFNGDAGTIMLILAVGMCFSGAANSVRELIKERVIYERERATGLSRSAYLMSKVIVLGVITAIQGVIICGIGFFPRDLPAEGLLMPPAVELCVSVIALGFTSMMFGLVISSLVKTAEKTMPLLVMFAIVQVVFTGILFQVYDSPGLEQFAWLMPSRWAVAAAGTTLNLGKLMPPWDRDNPTNTDPLWDATVGQWSLDIIVLLLLGIACGFAVQRLLRRHEPEVMRAGK; encoded by the coding sequence GTGCCGGAACTCGTACTGGAATTGAACGGAAGGACCTGGACGCTCGATCCGTCCAGGTCGTACTCGCTGGGGCGCGACCCCCAGGGAGACGTGGTGATCGACGATGCCCGGGTGTCGTGGCGGCATGCCACCATCACCTGGAACGGCCGGGGTTGGGGCATCGAGGACCACGGCAGCACCAACGGCACCTACGTGCACGGGGCAAGGGTCCAGCAGACCGAGCTCGTGCCCGGCACGCCGGTCCACCTGGGCAACGCGACGGACGGCCCACGGCTGAACCTGAGCGCCACCGCTGCCGCGCCGCAGCCCGCCGTGGCGCAGCAGGCACAGCAGAACCCGGCCCAGGCGTACGCCCAGCCGCAGGCCCCGGCCTACCAGGCCCCGCAGCAGCAGCAGCCCCAGCACCAGGCCTGGGAACAGCAGCAGCACGCGCAGCACCAGCCGCAGCAGCCGCAGGTCCACCTCCCGCACCAGCAGGGTGGCGGCGCCGCCGCGGCCCACCCGGCGCAGGGCGGCGCCCCGGCCTACGGCGACCGCAGCCCGACGACGTTCCACCAGCTCTCGCTGGGCCACGTCATGCGGATCGGCCGTGCGCTGGAGAACGAGCTGGTGGTCTCCGACCTCCAGGTCTCCCGCCACCACGCCGAGTTCCGCTCCATGCCCGGCGGCCGCTTCGAGATCCACGACCTCGGCAGCCACAACGGCACGTACGTCAACGGCCAGCCGCTGCCGAAGTCCGGCACCGTGCTGCTCGGCCCGAACGACATCGTCGGCGTCGGCCACTCGACGTTCCGGATCGTCGGCGACCGCCTCGAGGAGTTCGTCGACACCGGCGAGGTCTCCTTCTCGGCCCGCCACCTCACGGTCACGGTCGACGGCGGCAAGCAGATCCTCAAGGACGTCACCTTCGGCGTCCCGGAGAAGTCGCTGATCGGCGTCATCGGACCCTCGGGCTCCGGCAAGTCCACCCTGCTCAAGGCGCTGACCGGCTACCGGCCCGCCGACCAGGGCGACGTGCTGTACGACAACCGCAACCTGTACAAGCAGTTCGCGGAGCTCCGCCAGCGCATCGGCCTGGTCCCGCAGGACGACATCCTGCACAAGGAGCTGAAGGTCAGCACGGCCCTCAAGTACGCGGCCAAGCTCCGCTTCCCCGGCGACACCGCCGAGTCCGAGCGCGCCGCCCGTATCGACGAGGTGCTGCGCGAGCTCAAGCTCGACATCCACAAGGACAAGAAGATCACCGCGCTCTCGGGCGGTCAGCGCAAGCGCGTGTCCGTGGCCCTGGAGCTGCTCACCAAGCCCTCGCTGATCTTCCTGGACGAGCCGACCTCCGGCCTCGACCCGGGCATGGACCGCGACGTCATGCAGCTGCTGCGCGGCCTCGCCGACGACGGCCGCACGGTCCTCGTCGTCACCCACTCGGTCGCCGAGCTGGCCATCTGCGACAAGCTGCTGGTCATGGCCCCCGGCGGTTCGGTCGCCTACTTCGGCCCGCCGGACGAGGCGCTGAACTTCTTCGGCTACACCACGTGGGCGGACGTGTTCTCGTCCTTCGAGAACTACCGCGACTACGACTGGGCCGGCCGCTGGAAGGGCTCGCAGCACTACCAGCTGTACGCCGCCGACATCGACGCGGTCGCCCCGCAGTCCGTCGCGATGCCGCCGGTCCAGCAGATGCGCCCGCCGAAGCCGCAGGGCTGGGGCTCCCAGCTCTTCACGCTGATCCGCCGCTACGTGTCGGTGATCGCCTCCGACCGGGGCTTCCTCGGTCTGATGCTGATCCTGCCCGCGGTCCTCGGCGTGGTCTCGACGGTCATCCCCGCGACCTTCGGCCTCGCGCCGCCGACGCCGCCGTCCCAGTTCAACGGCGACGCCGGCACGATCATGCTGATCCTCGCGGTCGGCATGTGCTTCTCGGGCGCCGCGAACTCGGTCCGTGAGCTGATCAAGGAACGCGTCATCTACGAACGTGAGCGCGCGACCGGCCTGTCCCGGTCGGCGTACCTCATGTCGAAGGTGATCGTCCTCGGTGTCATCACGGCCATCCAGGGCGTGATCATCTGCGGGATCGGCTTCTTCCCGCGCGACCTGCCCGCCGAGGGCCTGCTGATGCCGCCGGCCGTCGAGCTCTGCGTGTCGGTCATCGCGCTCGGCTTCACCTCGATGATGTTCGGCCTGGTGATCTCCTCGCTGGTGAAGACCGCCGAGAAGACCATGCCGCTGCTGGTCATGTTCGCGATCGTCCAGGTCGTCTTCACCGGCATCCTCTTCCAGGTCTACGACTCTCCGGGCCTGGAGCAGTTCGCCTGGCTGATGCCGTCCCGCTGGGCCGTCGCCGCCGCCGGCACCACGCTGAACCTCGGCAAGCTCATGCCGCCGTGGGACCGCGACAACCCGACCAACACCGACCCGCTCTGGGACGCCACGGTCGGCCAGTGGAGCCTGGACATCATCGTCCTGCTGCTCCTCGGCATCGCCTGCGGCTTCGCGGTCCAGCGCCTGCTGCGCCGCCACGAGCCCGAGGTCATGCGCGCGGGCAAGTAG
- a CDS encoding transglycosylase SLT domain-containing protein, with the protein MSASRTPGHSRLTKAHKLSIAGVATLSAAAVAFSLVPADAGAETTVTAAPVAWTQAVNGAQTKALHGHLSAQQVIASANAKAAAAQAKVAAKAKADADAKAKAEAAAKKAREDKAAASRSAARTPVFANNLDGWIKEALFIMKKEGIPGTYAGIHKNIMRESSGNPMAINNWDINAQNGIPSKGLLQVIYPTFKAYHVKGTKFDQYDPVANIVAACNYAADRYGSMDNVNSAY; encoded by the coding sequence ATGTCTGCTTCCCGCACCCCTGGTCACAGTCGTCTGACGAAGGCACACAAGCTGTCCATCGCCGGTGTCGCCACCCTGAGCGCCGCCGCCGTCGCCTTCTCCCTGGTTCCGGCCGACGCCGGTGCCGAGACGACCGTCACCGCCGCCCCCGTCGCCTGGACCCAGGCCGTCAACGGCGCGCAGACGAAGGCCCTGCACGGGCACCTCTCCGCACAGCAGGTCATCGCCTCCGCCAACGCGAAGGCCGCCGCCGCCCAGGCGAAGGTCGCCGCCAAGGCCAAGGCCGACGCGGACGCCAAGGCCAAGGCCGAGGCCGCCGCGAAGAAGGCCCGCGAGGACAAGGCGGCCGCCAGCCGGTCCGCCGCCCGCACCCCGGTCTTCGCGAACAACCTCGACGGCTGGATCAAGGAAGCCCTCTTCATCATGAAGAAGGAGGGCATTCCGGGCACCTACGCCGGAATCCACAAGAACATCATGCGCGAGTCCAGCGGTAACCCGATGGCGATCAACAACTGGGACATCAACGCCCAGAACGGTATCCCCAGCAAGGGTCTGCTCCAGGTCATCTACCCGACCTTCAAGGCGTACCACGTCAAGGGCACCAAGTTCGACCAGTACGACCCGGTCGCCAACATCGTCGCCGCCTGCAACTACGCGGCCGACCGCTACGGCTCCATGGACAACGTCAACAGCGCCTACTAG
- a CDS encoding S-adenosylmethionine:tRNA ribosyltransferase-isomerase has translation MSGHRPLQKTGLYITDIPEHLVARIPAEQRGPGRGRDDVRLLVSRGTRQVSLHAFRELPGLLRAGDVLVVNTSTTLAAAVDARLGREDLVVHFSTRGDDGRWAVELRAPAGGGTTRPHAGGPAGAVVELPDGGRLVLEEPLAAGADRLWWARPHPAPYGVPGLLRAYGRPIRYAYTERDQPLSAHQTVFAVPAADGSGSAEMPSAGRPFTAELVARLVSRGVQFAPLVLHTGVASQEAHEPPYPERYEVSPTTAGLVNAARAGGGRVIAVGTTAVRALESAVDEAGRVRPAAGWTDLVVTPERGVRVVDGLLTGLHEPGASHLLMLEAVAGRAAVRLGYAEAMARLCLWHEFGDIHLLLKDENRNHSHC, from the coding sequence GTGAGCGGGCACCGGCCCCTCCAGAAAACGGGACTGTATATAACGGACATTCCCGAGCATTTGGTGGCCCGGATTCCGGCCGAGCAGCGCGGGCCGGGACGGGGGCGGGACGACGTACGGCTCCTGGTGTCCCGGGGCACCCGGCAGGTGTCCCTGCACGCCTTCCGGGAGCTGCCGGGGCTGCTGCGGGCCGGGGACGTCCTGGTGGTGAACACCTCGACCACGCTGGCGGCCGCCGTGGACGCCCGGCTGGGCCGCGAGGACCTGGTGGTGCACTTCTCGACCCGGGGTGACGACGGCCGCTGGGCGGTGGAGCTGCGCGCCCCGGCCGGCGGGGGAACGACCCGGCCGCACGCCGGGGGGCCGGCCGGGGCGGTGGTGGAGCTGCCGGACGGGGGCCGGCTGGTCCTGGAGGAGCCGCTGGCCGCGGGCGCGGACCGGCTGTGGTGGGCGCGGCCCCACCCGGCGCCGTACGGGGTGCCGGGGCTGCTGCGGGCGTACGGGCGGCCGATCCGGTACGCCTACACGGAGCGGGACCAGCCGCTCTCCGCCCATCAGACGGTGTTCGCGGTGCCGGCCGCCGACGGATCGGGCTCGGCGGAGATGCCGAGTGCGGGCCGGCCCTTCACGGCGGAGCTGGTGGCGCGGCTGGTGAGCCGGGGGGTGCAGTTCGCCCCGCTGGTGCTGCACACCGGGGTGGCCTCGCAGGAGGCGCACGAGCCGCCGTACCCGGAACGGTACGAGGTGTCCCCCACGACGGCGGGGCTGGTGAACGCCGCTCGGGCCGGCGGTGGGAGGGTGATCGCAGTGGGCACCACGGCGGTACGGGCCCTGGAGTCGGCCGTGGACGAAGCGGGGCGGGTGCGCCCGGCCGCCGGGTGGACCGATCTGGTGGTGACCCCGGAGCGCGGGGTGCGGGTGGTGGACGGACTGCTGACCGGGCTGCACGAGCCCGGGGCGTCCCATCTGCTGATGCTGGAGGCGGTCGCGGGACGCGCCGCCGTACGGCTCGGGTATGCCGAGGCAATGGCCCGTCTCTGCCTCTGGCACGAGTTCGGGGACATTCACCTGCTACTCAAGGATGAGAACCGTAACCATTCGCATTGCTGA